A genome region from Nocardia sp. NBC_01730 includes the following:
- a CDS encoding class I SAM-dependent methyltransferase has translation MGHVEDVLSRLRRYPDVEALNLYAVDAADRLILDVAADALATADSGSVAIIGDAYGALTLGAVAGHDLREVRVHQDLLTGELALANNARTAGLSDRYTAHPLGSHLLGDVRVVLLRLPRVLSGLAEVADAIARYADPEVEVFAGGRDKHLTKSMNDVLAQSFSEVRASRGRQKSRTLLVGGPKPVGHPRFPVRARLDELDIDVVAHGAAFSGARLDIGTRFLLQHLKWMKPDARDAIDLGCGTGILAVALAKARPGIKVVGTDQSAAAVASARETAEANQVADRVTVMRDDAMSSAADNSADLVLCNPPFHVGAAVHTGSAIKMFAETGRVLRPGGELWTVYNSHLNYRGVVERMVGRTEVVGRNRKFTVTRSVRGLHDPR, from the coding sequence GTGGGACATGTCGAGGACGTACTGAGCCGGCTGCGGCGGTATCCGGATGTGGAGGCGCTGAATCTCTACGCCGTGGATGCCGCCGATCGGTTGATCCTCGACGTCGCCGCCGACGCGCTCGCGACCGCCGATAGCGGAAGCGTAGCCATCATCGGTGACGCCTACGGTGCGCTGACCCTCGGCGCCGTCGCGGGCCACGATCTGCGTGAAGTCCGGGTGCACCAGGATTTGCTGACCGGTGAGCTCGCCCTCGCCAACAACGCCCGCACCGCCGGGCTGTCGGATCGCTACACCGCGCACCCGCTAGGCAGCCATTTGCTGGGCGATGTCCGGGTGGTGTTGCTTCGCCTACCGCGTGTGCTTTCGGGGCTTGCCGAGGTCGCCGACGCCATCGCCCGCTACGCCGACCCCGAAGTCGAGGTGTTCGCGGGTGGTCGGGACAAGCATCTGACCAAGTCGATGAACGACGTTCTCGCCCAGTCGTTCTCCGAGGTGCGCGCCAGCCGCGGCAGGCAGAAGTCGCGCACCCTGCTGGTCGGCGGGCCCAAACCGGTCGGCCACCCGCGGTTTCCGGTGCGCGCTCGCCTCGACGAGCTGGATATCGACGTGGTCGCGCACGGCGCAGCCTTCTCCGGCGCTCGGCTCGACATCGGAACCAGGTTCCTGCTCCAGCACCTGAAGTGGATGAAGCCGGATGCCCGCGACGCCATCGACCTCGGCTGCGGCACCGGCATCCTGGCCGTCGCGCTGGCCAAGGCACGGCCGGGCATCAAGGTGGTCGGTACCGATCAGTCCGCCGCGGCGGTGGCGTCGGCACGGGAGACCGCCGAAGCGAACCAGGTCGCCGATCGGGTGACCGTCATGCGCGACGACGCGATGTCCTCGGCCGCGGACAACAGCGCCGACCTGGTGCTGTGCAATCCGCCGTTCCACGTCGGCGCTGCCGTGCACACCGGATCGGCGATCAAGATGTTCGCCGAGACCGGCCGGGTGCTGCGTCCCGGCGGGGAGCTGTGGACCGTCTACAACTCGCATCTGAACTATCGGGGCGTGGTCGAACGGATGGTGGGCCGGACCGAAGTGGTCGGCCGCAACCGGAAATTCACGGTGACTCGGTCCGTGCGTGGTCTGCACGACCCCCGGTAG
- a CDS encoding AMIN-like domain-containing (lipo)protein: MRNRMVFAIATAAVVLGGCGNGGTTPGVPLAPIPGPSAEATQAMPEDALPKRGPASEDAGLTVTNIRLGHQPGFDRVVYELGGKGTPGWLVQYTDHAVQDGSGNPVEVAGRSILEVRILGSAYPFDSGVTPYSGPDPAVDASAPGIAGVYRTVVFEGTTQSFIGVQTDRPAFAVSPLSDPTRLVIDIATP; this comes from the coding sequence ATGCGCAACAGGATGGTGTTCGCTATCGCGACCGCGGCGGTAGTGCTGGGGGGCTGCGGCAACGGCGGGACCACCCCTGGCGTACCGCTCGCCCCGATCCCCGGCCCGTCGGCCGAAGCGACGCAGGCCATGCCGGAGGACGCCCTGCCCAAGCGGGGCCCGGCCTCCGAAGACGCCGGGCTCACGGTCACGAACATCCGACTCGGCCACCAGCCCGGCTTCGATCGCGTGGTCTACGAGCTCGGCGGCAAAGGCACGCCCGGCTGGCTCGTCCAGTACACCGACCACGCGGTGCAGGACGGCAGCGGCAACCCCGTCGAGGTGGCGGGCCGGTCGATCCTCGAAGTACGGATCCTCGGCTCGGCTTACCCCTTCGACAGTGGGGTGACGCCGTACTCCGGCCCCGACCCCGCGGTCGACGCGTCTGCGCCCGGAATCGCGGGCGTCTACCGGACAGTGGTGTTCGAAGGCACCACACAGTCGTTCATCGGCGTGCAGACCGATCGGCCCGCCTTCGCCGTGAGCCCCCTGTCCGACCCGACCCGGCTGGTCATCGACATCGCCACGCCCTAG
- a CDS encoding DUF305 domain-containing protein: MFITRTRVTLAVTAVATVALAGCGGDNGDAMPGMEHGTSSMAATSSTQARIDFNDTDVSFLQMMYPHHAQAVDMAKLAPSRSRNQQLLALAAAIEQAQAPEMQRITTLLQSFGKPAPTAGDGHMGHSMPGMMSAEQMSALQGATGPDFDRQWLTMMIEHHSGAIAMAETESTGGTNTDAQALARAIVANQQAEIEQMRTMLGNS; encoded by the coding sequence ATGTTCATCACCCGTACCCGCGTAACCCTCGCCGTCACCGCGGTAGCCACAGTGGCCCTCGCCGGATGTGGCGGCGACAATGGCGATGCCATGCCTGGCATGGAGCACGGCACGTCGAGTATGGCGGCGACCTCGAGTACACAGGCCCGCATCGATTTCAACGACACCGATGTGTCATTTCTCCAGATGATGTATCCGCATCACGCGCAGGCTGTCGACATGGCGAAGCTGGCGCCGAGCCGGAGCCGGAATCAACAGCTGCTCGCGCTCGCCGCAGCCATCGAGCAGGCACAGGCGCCGGAGATGCAGCGGATCACCACCCTGCTGCAGAGCTTCGGCAAGCCCGCCCCCACCGCAGGTGACGGGCACATGGGCCACAGCATGCCCGGCATGATGTCCGCCGAGCAGATGTCCGCTTTGCAAGGCGCGACCGGTCCGGACTTCGACCGCCAATGGCTGACCATGATGATCGAACACCACTCCGGCGCCATCGCCATGGCCGAGACCGAGTCGACCGGCGGCACGAATACCGACGCGCAGGCGCTCGCCCGCGCGATCGTCGCGAATCAACAGGCGGAGATCGAGCAGATGCGCACCATGCTCGGCAACAGCTGA